In the genome of Candidatus Borreliella tachyglossi, one region contains:
- a CDS encoding acylphosphatase, translating into MYKYQYFISGKVQGVGFRLFTEHEAMKLKIKGLVKNLDDGRVEIVAFFKNKEQVELFESILKKGNGCSRIEKIEKKVLDEKYPFDFKNFNSYY; encoded by the coding sequence ATGTATAAATATCAATATTTTATTTCTGGAAAAGTACAAGGTGTAGGATTTAGGCTTTTTACAGAACATGAAGCAATGAAACTGAAAATAAAAGGACTTGTTAAGAATTTAGATGATGGGAGAGTTGAAATAGTTGCTTTTTTTAAAAATAAAGAACAAGTTGAATTATTTGAAAGTATCCTAAAAAAAGGCAATGGTTGTTCAAGGATTGAAAAAATTGAAAAAAAAGTTTTAGATGAAAAATATCCTTTTGATTTTAAAAACTTTAATTCTTACTACTAA
- a CDS encoding protelomerase family protein gives MPLKANIKKDLESFRESLEKVYIKYLKYEISYSSLNKNLEVLARKHKNILLRKDKFTNLSIILNLSKTRKIIKEYINLSVIEDIRKKNKLLFFWTPKKIKEISNIGIKDLCRIEELMRDNNLLDKKVYFEAFLKLFKSPEWLNSYSHHYRVSKINSYRRELISVKINLNTYVEIINILLTQRRDIRLKFYGVLMATGRRPVEIMKVSEFHVEDKEHIFMKHIAKKKEKNLIHEIVFPTFADSRLIIDSIKEIRYMERTDKLSKETISANLAYSYNRLFRKIFEEIFEPEESVYFCRRLYSRFSYLAFAPKNMELNLWITTVLGHEQDDIITAFHYNRYILENLDDNADIDLLKLLKKRIYTYIRRKTTYSVITREKLDMLIEKCHVMDDNYTKTLHVIRDLMVNDNLRELEMIRGLNVRIRKSFKQTYGYNYNYAKLGEYLAIIFGYNV, from the coding sequence ATGCCTTTGAAAGCTAATATAAAAAAAGACCTTGAATCTTTTAGGGAGAGTTTAGAAAAAGTATATATTAAGTATTTAAAGTATGAGATATCGTATTCTAGCTTAAATAAGAATTTGGAAGTTCTTGCTCGCAAACATAAAAACATTCTCTTAAGAAAGGATAAGTTTACCAATCTTTCAATTATATTAAATCTTTCTAAAACTCGTAAGATAATAAAGGAGTATATCAATCTCTCTGTGATTGAGGACATAAGAAAGAAAAATAAACTTTTATTTTTTTGGACTCCTAAAAAAATAAAAGAGATTTCTAATATAGGCATAAAAGATTTGTGTAGGATTGAAGAATTGATGAGAGATAATAATCTTTTGGATAAAAAGGTCTATTTTGAAGCTTTTCTAAAGTTATTTAAAAGTCCTGAATGGTTAAATAGTTATTCACATCATTATAGGGTTTCAAAAATTAATAGCTATAGGAGAGAACTGATATCGGTTAAGATTAACTTAAACACTTATGTCGAGATAATAAATATCTTGTTGACTCAAAGGCGAGATATAAGATTGAAGTTTTATGGGGTATTAATGGCAACAGGACGACGTCCTGTTGAGATAATGAAAGTATCTGAATTTCATGTTGAGGATAAGGAACATATTTTCATGAAACATATTGCAAAAAAGAAGGAAAAGAATTTAATTCATGAAATTGTTTTTCCTACCTTTGCTGATTCTAGATTAATTATTGATTCAATAAAAGAGATAAGATACATGGAGAGAACAGATAAACTTTCAAAAGAAACAATATCTGCAAATCTTGCTTATAGTTATAATAGATTATTTCGCAAGATTTTTGAGGAGATATTTGAACCCGAAGAATCGGTCTATTTTTGCAGAAGACTTTATAGTAGATTTTCTTATCTTGCATTTGCTCCAAAGAATATGGAGTTAAATTTATGGATCACTACTGTTTTAGGACATGAGCAAGATGATATCATAACAGCTTTTCATTATAATCGTTATATATTAGAGAACTTAGATGACAATGCTGATATTGATTTGTTGAAGTTGCTCAAAAAGAGGATATACACATATATCAGGCGTAAAACCACATATTCTGTTATTACTAGAGAAAAATTAGATATGCTTATAGAGAAATGCCATGTTATGGATGATAATTATACAAAAACTCTGCATGTGATTAGAGATTTAATGGTAAATGATAATTTAAGGGAATTGGAAATGATCCGAGGTCTTAATGTGAGAATTCGTAAGAGTTTCAAGCAAACGTATGGATATAATTATAATTATGCAAAGCTTGGTGAGTATTTGGCCATAATATTTGGATATAATGTGTAG